The stretch of DNA GGGAAGTTTACACTCATCGGGCCGGATATCTCTCAGATGCAGGAAGGTTCTCGCCATCCCTATGCAATGATCTACCGAATAGCGGGAAAACTCGTGGAGCCCGACCTTGAGGCAATAGTAGAGAGGCGAAACCACGATTTCCAGAACTATATACAGGGATACATGCACCTGAACCAGCGTTATGATATCTGGGTACGGATAAACAAGGACGCAATCAAAAAGGGACTGAAATCGTTTGAACAGATAGCCAAAGCCACGATGATGCTTTTTAAGAATGAACTGCCTTTTATCGAGAAGATAGAAGCTACTTACATCACTGACCCTGAGGAAGTCGAGAGACAAAGAAATGAAGCCTTGAAGATATACGAAGCAAGGGACGCCAGGACAAAGGGCCTCCATGACGAGGATGTAGATGTTTTTTACGGCTGTACCCTCTGCCAGAGCTTTGCCCCTACAAATGTATGCGTCGTGACACCTGACAGGATATCCCTGTGCGGCGCAATTAACTGGTTCGATGGGCGTGCGGCAGCCAAAGTTGACCCCGAAGGCCCCCAGTTCGCCATACAAAAAGGCGAGGTCATAGACAATGCAGGTGGCGAATACTCTGGCGTGAATGAAAAAGCTGCCTCGCTATCGGGAGGTGAATTTTCCCGCATCAAGCTGCATTCTTTTTTCGAGTACCCGCACACGAGCTGCGGATGCTTTGAAGTCGTAGGTTTCTACATACCTGAGGTGGATGGCATCGCCTGGGTTGACCGAGATTTCAGTGGCACTGCTCCAAACGGTCTTGCTTTCTCGACCATGGCGGGACAAACAGGGGGAGGAAAGCAGATCATCGGCTTCCTGGGAGTAGGGGTGAATTATTTCCGATCTCCCAAGTTCATACAGGCAGACGGAGGATGGAACCGTGTCGTGTGGATGCCCAAGAATCTGAAAGAAAAGATAAAAGCAGATATACCTGCTGAACTTATTGATAAAGTTCCCACGGAAGAAGATGCAGCGGACTTGAAGACTCTCCGGGACTATCTTGAGAAAAAGCAGCATCCTATAACCCAGCGCTGGGCAAAGGAAGAGGCTGCTGCCGAGGCTGCGTCTTCGGAGGTTTCTGCTACAGCCGCGCCTGCATGGTCTGCGCCTGCGATGACAATGCCATCAGGAATGCCTGCCATGCCGCATTTCGGTGGAGGTGAGGGTGTTAAACTCACTTTCAAGAACGCCAAGATATCAATAGACCGCATTGTGTTCAAAAGCAAGGAAAAATGAGTCATGAAAATCCTGACAACGAATTTATTCGACCATTAAATGTCTGAAGGTCGTTCTGAATCGTTGATTTTGCTCTGTGTGCATTGTGGTTTTCAATATAGCAGGAACTCATGAAGCAGAGGACCTGTGATATTTTGAACATACATTTTAAAAATGTGACATTTTCAAAAGGACACAAGTATGAAAATAATTGCAA from Candidatus Methanoperedens sp. encodes:
- the cdhC gene encoding CO dehydrogenase/CO-methylating acetyl-CoA synthase complex subunit beta, translating into MANEFPFEISPMFEGERVRKDDMFVELAGPKSRGFELVRAAASDELENGKFTLIGPDISQMQEGSRHPYAMIYRIAGKLVEPDLEAIVERRNHDFQNYIQGYMHLNQRYDIWVRINKDAIKKGLKSFEQIAKATMMLFKNELPFIEKIEATYITDPEEVERQRNEALKIYEARDARTKGLHDEDVDVFYGCTLCQSFAPTNVCVVTPDRISLCGAINWFDGRAAAKVDPEGPQFAIQKGEVIDNAGGEYSGVNEKAASLSGGEFSRIKLHSFFEYPHTSCGCFEVVGFYIPEVDGIAWVDRDFSGTAPNGLAFSTMAGQTGGGKQIIGFLGVGVNYFRSPKFIQADGGWNRVVWMPKNLKEKIKADIPAELIDKVPTEEDAADLKTLRDYLEKKQHPITQRWAKEEAAAEAASSEVSATAAPAWSAPAMTMPSGMPAMPHFGGGEGVKLTFKNAKISIDRIVFKSKEK